In Microbacterium enclense, one genomic interval encodes:
- a CDS encoding ABC transporter permease, with amino-acid sequence MTAISLDRPVPAFGGFTLTYLRIELVRKLRNPRSILFTVAFPVLMFFIVGFQTLDVPLTDTPLASGGVSVAAYIMVSMAMYGTMMSATQTGASVAVERAQGWSRQLRLTPLNPVANVVVKMMAGMMFGLLAVIATYAVAALAGVTLAPVQWIVTGLAAWLLASAVFTTLGLMVGYMVPGENAAQITSLAVVLLSFLGGLFFPLSSMPDFLQVLGKLTPVYGIGELARSPLTGDAFDLGALINAVVWLAVFVAGTVFFFRRDTRRS; translated from the coding sequence ATGACCGCCATCTCCCTCGACCGCCCCGTTCCCGCGTTCGGTGGCTTCACGCTGACCTACCTGCGCATCGAGCTGGTGCGCAAGCTCCGCAACCCGCGAAGCATCCTCTTCACCGTCGCCTTCCCGGTGCTGATGTTCTTCATCGTCGGGTTCCAGACGCTGGACGTCCCGCTGACCGATACCCCGCTGGCATCCGGTGGCGTGTCGGTGGCCGCGTACATCATGGTCTCGATGGCGATGTACGGAACCATGATGTCGGCGACCCAGACCGGGGCGTCGGTCGCCGTCGAGCGCGCGCAGGGCTGGAGTCGCCAGTTGCGTCTCACGCCGCTCAACCCCGTGGCGAACGTGGTCGTCAAGATGATGGCGGGCATGATGTTCGGCCTCCTCGCGGTCATCGCCACATATGCCGTCGCGGCTCTGGCCGGTGTCACCCTCGCCCCCGTGCAGTGGATCGTGACCGGTCTCGCGGCCTGGCTCCTGGCCAGCGCCGTGTTCACGACCCTCGGCCTCATGGTCGGCTACATGGTTCCCGGCGAGAACGCCGCGCAGATCACGAGCCTCGCGGTCGTGCTGCTGTCCTTCCTCGGCGGGCTGTTCTTCCCCCTGTCGTCGATGCCCGACTTCCTCCAGGTGCTGGGCAAGCTCACGCCCGTCTACGGCATCGGCGAACTCGCGCGGTCGCCGCTGACAGGGGATGCCTTCGACCTCGGCGCCCTCATCAACGCGGTGGTGTGGCTCGCGGTGTTCGTCGCGGGAACGGTGTTCTTCTTCCGTCGCGACACGCGACGTTCGTGA
- a CDS encoding ABC transporter ATP-binding protein, whose product MTSSSVPNPAAIDARGVVKSFGSVHAVRGIDLSIHPGEIVAFLGPNGAGKTTTIDMILGLTTPDAGSIQVLGHTPRGAVARGLVSAVLQTGGLLKDLTVRETVELTASLFAEKRPVDEALERAGIRNLASRRVGLCSGGEQQRLRFAMALVSDPALLILDEPTTGMDVEARRSFWNAIRADAARGRTVMFATHYLDEADEYADRIVLMRGGEIVADGSTAEIKNLVSGRVVHATLPDADIAALAALPGVDSVEAAGERVAIRTSDSDALARHLLTTTDARDVEITAQNLESVFLTLTADTDAPALNGAVR is encoded by the coding sequence ATGACCTCCTCTTCCGTTCCGAACCCCGCCGCGATCGACGCGCGGGGCGTCGTCAAGAGCTTCGGCTCGGTGCATGCCGTTCGCGGTATAGACCTTTCGATCCACCCCGGCGAGATCGTGGCGTTCCTCGGCCCGAACGGCGCCGGCAAGACCACGACGATCGACATGATCCTCGGCCTGACCACGCCCGATGCCGGATCCATCCAGGTCCTCGGCCACACGCCCCGCGGCGCGGTCGCGCGGGGACTCGTCTCCGCCGTCCTCCAGACAGGAGGCCTCTTGAAAGACCTCACCGTCCGCGAGACCGTCGAGCTCACGGCGAGCCTGTTCGCCGAGAAGCGTCCCGTCGACGAGGCGCTCGAGCGGGCCGGCATCCGGAATCTGGCGAGCCGCCGCGTCGGGCTCTGCTCCGGCGGTGAGCAGCAGAGGCTCCGCTTCGCGATGGCGCTCGTGAGCGACCCGGCCCTGCTGATCCTCGACGAGCCGACGACCGGCATGGACGTCGAGGCCCGCCGCTCGTTCTGGAACGCGATCCGGGCGGATGCCGCGCGCGGCCGCACGGTGATGTTCGCGACCCACTACCTCGACGAAGCCGACGAGTACGCGGACCGGATCGTCCTCATGCGCGGAGGAGAGATCGTCGCCGACGGCTCGACGGCCGAGATCAAGAACCTCGTGTCGGGACGCGTGGTGCACGCGACGCTTCCGGATGCCGACATCGCGGCGCTCGCGGCGCTCCCCGGCGTCGATTCCGTCGAGGCCGCGGGCGAGCGCGTCGCGATCCGCACGAGCGACTCCGATGCGCTGGCCCGCCACCTCCTCACCACGACTGACGCCCGCGACGTGGAGATCACGGCGCAGAACCTCGAGAGCGTCTTCCTCACCCTGACCGCCGATACCGACGCCCCCGCCCTGAACGGAGCAGTCCGATGA
- a CDS encoding alpha/beta hydrolase, producing MSALIDPAEVPELPADPTALVAAADTMASAALTVRQRVDDATTRWSTLPDVFDTPDTASVVTGLHPASVAASDFDDASAAASTALRTLAENLSTLDWTRTRLIDDIAAHRSTVLAYRASDEAADDTDDPLAGWGPYGFSQNDELKERCESLRRSLRAALDECEQDLGRIGDVERASPVMWARAAPRYLSPTWVQQSEIFRSRISMSILHRLATLGADEMARTVAEHPDWLAMLRDHPPAPQDVAAWWRNVDASHAAALITGASLIIGNLEGVAYKSRDLANRTTLTHEIDEARTAIEAEVNRADPAWGPEYGVGGGKEARLKHLRERLDNLSNIQRALDSPSEAPDRQLIMLTDDRPPLAAISIGDLDQASTITYAVPGMGNTSRDMTGWTRAAQNISDEQSHAAAAHNQAVVAWMGYKTPPVPLSEGGIEVMGNEYAEAGAHNLSRALLGFTATRTDDPRLSVVGHSYGTTTASIALTLPETPRVDAYVALGSAGLPASIESASEINADAIYAGQARNMIPFVEDGRGDQWAWVGRTSPDHPIDPSADSFGAQTFGTDGDNGMHPVTDHNVLVAPGEGWGYLDLGTESLLNTALATGGQQGLTPAIPKSETALQQGWESIVNTPGFSL from the coding sequence TTGAGCGCCCTCATCGATCCCGCCGAGGTACCGGAGCTTCCGGCCGATCCCACCGCGCTCGTCGCCGCCGCCGACACGATGGCGTCGGCCGCTCTGACCGTACGACAACGCGTCGATGACGCCACCACGAGGTGGAGCACCCTGCCCGATGTCTTCGATACCCCCGACACGGCCTCGGTGGTCACGGGCCTGCACCCCGCCTCCGTGGCGGCGAGCGACTTCGACGACGCATCGGCAGCGGCATCCACAGCCCTCCGGACGCTGGCCGAGAACCTGAGCACCCTCGACTGGACCCGCACTCGATTGATCGACGACATCGCCGCACATCGGTCCACCGTGCTCGCCTACCGGGCATCGGACGAAGCGGCCGACGACACGGACGACCCGCTGGCGGGGTGGGGACCGTACGGCTTCTCCCAGAACGACGAGCTCAAAGAGCGCTGCGAGAGTCTGCGGCGCTCACTGCGCGCCGCCCTCGATGAGTGCGAGCAGGATCTGGGCCGGATCGGCGATGTGGAGCGTGCCTCACCGGTGATGTGGGCCCGGGCGGCTCCGCGATATCTGTCGCCCACATGGGTCCAGCAGAGCGAGATCTTCCGTTCGCGAATCTCGATGAGCATCCTTCACCGGCTCGCCACCCTGGGGGCGGACGAGATGGCTCGAACGGTGGCGGAGCATCCTGATTGGTTGGCAATGCTGCGCGATCACCCCCCGGCCCCGCAAGACGTCGCCGCGTGGTGGCGGAATGTGGATGCCTCTCACGCGGCCGCACTGATCACCGGAGCGTCGCTCATCATCGGCAACCTCGAAGGCGTCGCGTACAAGTCCCGTGACCTCGCCAATCGCACGACATTGACTCACGAGATCGATGAGGCACGTACTGCCATCGAGGCCGAGGTGAACCGTGCGGATCCAGCCTGGGGCCCTGAATACGGCGTAGGAGGCGGGAAAGAGGCGCGGTTGAAGCACCTGAGGGAGCGTCTGGACAATCTGTCGAACATCCAGCGAGCCCTGGACTCTCCATCAGAAGCTCCCGATCGGCAGCTCATCATGCTGACCGACGACCGCCCTCCGCTCGCGGCAATCTCGATCGGTGACCTCGATCAGGCGTCCACAATCACCTACGCGGTACCCGGGATGGGCAACACATCTCGCGACATGACGGGTTGGACCCGGGCTGCGCAGAACATCTCAGACGAACAATCCCACGCCGCGGCCGCTCACAATCAAGCGGTAGTGGCGTGGATGGGCTATAAGACACCGCCCGTGCCTCTTAGCGAAGGCGGCATCGAGGTCATGGGCAATGAGTACGCAGAGGCTGGCGCGCACAATCTCAGCCGTGCCTTGTTGGGATTCACCGCCACTCGTACCGATGACCCCAGGTTGAGTGTCGTCGGGCATTCCTACGGCACGACGACCGCCTCGATCGCGCTAACTCTTCCGGAGACGCCGAGAGTGGATGCGTACGTCGCGCTTGGCTCGGCCGGCCTACCCGCCTCCATCGAGTCGGCGTCAGAGATCAACGCAGACGCGATCTATGCGGGGCAGGCGCGCAACATGATCCCATTTGTGGAAGACGGTCGCGGGGACCAGTGGGCGTGGGTGGGCCGAACGAGCCCCGACCATCCAATCGACCCGAGCGCGGATTCTTTCGGAGCGCAGACCTTCGGGACGGATGGAGACAACGGAATGCACCCTGTGACCGACCACAACGTTCTCGTCGCACCCGGAGAGGGATGGGGATACCTCGACCTGGGAACGGAGTCACTCTTGAATACTGCTCTCGCTACGGGCGGTCAACAAGGACTCACTCCTGCAATACCGAAGAGCGAGACCGCGCTCCAACAGGGTTGGGAAAGCATCGTCAACACACCCGGATTCAGCTTGTGA
- a CDS encoding DUF6507 family protein: MRYSVDATGVAAVMSDVAACFDDVIAAVTQTLTAADDAAAALRADASGVLRALEAVFSPRRQSGPGIAAYAGEAARRLQDATIAFVTGDDEMAVQTNVVAQGTLPVTRRGFGAVAF; this comes from the coding sequence ATGCGTTACTCCGTGGATGCCACCGGCGTGGCGGCCGTCATGTCCGATGTGGCCGCGTGCTTCGACGACGTCATCGCAGCGGTGACCCAGACCCTCACTGCCGCCGACGACGCAGCGGCTGCGCTCCGCGCGGATGCGTCCGGAGTGCTCCGGGCCCTCGAGGCCGTGTTCTCGCCACGCAGGCAGAGCGGCCCCGGCATCGCTGCCTACGCCGGCGAGGCGGCGCGAAGGCTGCAGGATGCCACGATCGCCTTCGTCACCGGCGACGACGAGATGGCCGTGCAGACGAACGTTGTCGCGCAGGGGACCCTTCCCGTGACGAGGCGTGGTTTCGGGGCGGTGGCCTTTTGA
- a CDS encoding alpha-L-glutamate ligase, which yields MSGSVYVIHDNPSWLPPFRAAFEAEGVPLEEWLLTEGEIDLSTEPPEGIFWSRLSASAHTRDRAHSKDYGRAVLRWLASWGRTVINGADVLELEVSKVAQHVALQHAGIEVARTVAVLGTEGIVERAADFGAPFISKHNQGGKGLGVRRWDSVEEFAAWIESPEFEPSPDGITLLQELLVAKAPFITRAEFVAGALVYAVRVDTSAGSFELCPAEACAVPGADGVEPEPMFRRRDDVDPELIDRYLAFLAAEGIGVAGIEFIETRDGRTVTYDVNTNTNYNPDVEATAPRSGPREIARWLGSLLPQEAVRSRG from the coding sequence ATGTCGGGCAGTGTGTATGTGATCCATGACAATCCCTCGTGGTTGCCGCCGTTCCGGGCGGCCTTCGAGGCTGAGGGGGTCCCCCTTGAAGAGTGGCTGCTGACCGAGGGCGAGATCGATCTCTCGACGGAGCCGCCGGAGGGCATCTTCTGGTCACGGCTGAGCGCGTCGGCGCACACACGGGATCGCGCGCACAGCAAGGACTACGGCCGTGCCGTGCTCCGCTGGCTCGCGTCGTGGGGTCGCACGGTGATCAACGGTGCTGACGTTCTCGAGCTCGAGGTGAGCAAGGTCGCGCAGCACGTGGCTCTGCAGCACGCGGGCATCGAGGTGGCACGCACCGTCGCGGTGCTCGGAACCGAGGGGATCGTCGAGCGCGCGGCCGACTTCGGTGCCCCCTTCATCAGCAAGCACAACCAGGGCGGTAAGGGCCTCGGTGTGAGGCGCTGGGACTCGGTCGAGGAGTTCGCGGCGTGGATCGAAAGTCCCGAGTTCGAGCCGTCGCCCGACGGCATCACGCTGCTCCAAGAACTGCTCGTCGCGAAGGCGCCGTTCATCACCCGCGCGGAGTTCGTCGCCGGCGCGCTCGTGTACGCCGTCCGCGTCGACACCAGCGCCGGCAGTTTCGAGCTGTGCCCGGCCGAGGCCTGCGCCGTCCCGGGCGCCGACGGGGTCGAGCCCGAACCGATGTTCCGTCGCCGCGACGACGTCGATCCGGAGCTGATCGACCGGTACCTGGCGTTCCTGGCCGCGGAAGGGATCGGTGTCGCCGGTATCGAGTTCATCGAGACGCGCGACGGCCGCACGGTCACCTACGACGTGAACACCAACACGAACTACAACCCCGACGTCGAGGCGACCGCACCCCGCTCGGGACCGAGGGAGATCGCGCGCTGGCTCGGGTCGCTCCTTCCTCAGGAAGCGGTGCGCAGCCGTGGCTGA
- a CDS encoding PLP-dependent transferase has product MAEVAAPHSEWDGFGFQTRQVHAGEVEDLTHGSRITPVHLSAAYRFASFREAKDRFAGADLGHLYSRNLNPTNQVAERRLASLEGGSGAIVVGSGQAAITIALLALAGTGEHIVSTASIYSGTRVLFDRTFARLGVTVEYVWNPDDEAEWDALIRPETKAIFTETLPNPKNDVVDIDAVSRVARRHGLPLVVDNTIATPFLIRPIEHGADIVVHSATKFLSGHGANLAGAVVDGGTFDWVASARPYPALTETPIAESASFIDAFGPRAFEFSLRFGIANDTGPALSPLNGFLLQQGMETLSVRMRQHLATARTIAFWLDDHDAVESVDYAGLPSHPQHALAVRDYGGLSGSVFSFTVRGGSAGAELFFDALRLFSRMTNIGDTRSMALHPATTTHLGFSQETRDRLGIGDGLIRLSIGLEDADDLIADLDQALRAVV; this is encoded by the coding sequence GTGGCTGAGGTGGCGGCTCCCCACTCCGAGTGGGACGGCTTCGGTTTCCAGACGCGGCAGGTGCACGCGGGGGAGGTCGAAGACCTCACGCACGGCTCGCGCATCACGCCGGTGCATCTGTCGGCCGCGTACCGCTTCGCGTCGTTCCGTGAGGCGAAGGATCGGTTCGCCGGTGCCGACCTAGGCCATCTCTACTCGCGCAATCTGAATCCCACGAACCAAGTGGCAGAGCGACGTCTGGCCTCCCTCGAAGGAGGCTCGGGGGCGATCGTCGTCGGATCGGGTCAGGCAGCCATCACCATCGCGCTGCTGGCCTTGGCGGGCACCGGCGAGCACATCGTGTCGACCGCGAGCATCTACAGCGGAACGCGTGTGCTCTTCGACCGCACCTTCGCTCGCCTGGGCGTCACGGTCGAGTACGTGTGGAACCCCGACGATGAGGCGGAGTGGGACGCCCTCATCCGCCCCGAGACGAAGGCGATCTTCACAGAGACGCTGCCCAACCCGAAGAACGACGTCGTCGACATCGATGCCGTCTCCCGGGTGGCGCGGCGTCACGGACTGCCGCTCGTCGTGGACAACACCATCGCCACGCCGTTCCTCATCCGCCCGATCGAGCACGGTGCCGACATCGTGGTGCACTCCGCGACCAAGTTCCTCTCCGGTCACGGCGCGAACCTCGCCGGGGCCGTCGTCGACGGGGGAACGTTCGACTGGGTGGCATCCGCCCGTCCGTACCCCGCCCTCACCGAGACGCCGATCGCCGAGAGCGCGTCATTCATCGACGCGTTCGGACCGCGCGCCTTCGAGTTCTCACTGCGGTTCGGTATCGCGAACGACACCGGACCCGCACTCTCTCCCCTGAACGGCTTCCTGCTGCAGCAGGGGATGGAAACGCTGTCGGTGCGCATGCGCCAGCACCTCGCCACCGCGCGCACGATCGCCTTCTGGCTCGACGACCACGACGCGGTCGAGAGCGTCGACTATGCGGGTCTGCCCTCGCACCCCCAGCACGCCCTCGCGGTCCGCGATTACGGCGGACTGTCGGGTTCGGTGTTCTCGTTCACCGTGCGAGGCGGCAGCGCCGGCGCCGAGCTGTTCTTCGATGCCCTCCGCCTCTTCAGTCGCATGACGAACATCGGCGACACGCGGTCGATGGCCCTTCACCCCGCGACGACGACCCACCTCGGTTTCTCGCAGGAGACCCGTGATCGCCTCGGCATCGGCGACGGCCTCATCCGTCTCTCGATCGGACTCGAGGATGCCGATGACCTCATCGCCGACCTCGACCAGGCGCTGCGCGCGGTGGTCTGA
- a CDS encoding LLM class flavin-dependent oxidoreductase, which yields MTSPQRVRFGYWTPIFGGWLRNVDDEQTPVSFAHIAEIAHAAEEGGFDLTLIPELNLNDIKGVEAPSLDAWAVTAGLAAVTSSLELMTAVRPGFHNPFHTAKQAATIDEISGGRFTLNVVSAWWAEEARQYEGLFSAHDDRYARTIEWVEVLRGLWTQTPFAYEGEYYRTEGTYTEPKPRVLPRLYAGGESEAGRTAITRFADAYLTHGGTLEELSVKVEDMRRRRSEAGATPFEAFGMAAYAIVRDTEDEAQAEIDRITDVRGGAAYGSYQDFVSKSKLDTQVDLKEYSVSNRGLRPNLVGTPDQVAERIVAFANVGVSTLLLQFSPHLPELQRFAAEVIPRVRRLEAQRDA from the coding sequence ATGACCTCCCCCCAGCGCGTGCGCTTCGGTTACTGGACCCCCATCTTCGGTGGATGGCTGCGGAACGTCGATGACGAACAGACGCCCGTGTCGTTCGCGCACATCGCCGAGATCGCGCACGCGGCGGAGGAGGGTGGGTTCGATCTCACGCTCATCCCGGAGCTGAACCTCAACGACATCAAGGGCGTCGAGGCGCCGTCGCTGGACGCCTGGGCGGTCACGGCGGGACTGGCGGCCGTGACGTCGTCGCTCGAGCTGATGACCGCGGTGCGCCCGGGCTTCCACAACCCCTTCCATACCGCGAAGCAGGCTGCGACGATCGACGAGATCAGTGGGGGCCGTTTCACACTGAACGTCGTGTCGGCGTGGTGGGCCGAGGAGGCCAGACAGTACGAGGGGCTCTTCAGCGCGCACGACGACCGTTACGCCCGCACGATCGAGTGGGTCGAGGTGCTGCGGGGCCTGTGGACGCAGACGCCGTTCGCGTACGAGGGCGAGTACTACCGCACCGAGGGCACGTACACCGAGCCGAAGCCGCGGGTGCTGCCGCGCCTGTACGCCGGCGGCGAGAGTGAGGCCGGGCGGACGGCGATAACGCGCTTCGCGGATGCGTACCTGACGCACGGCGGCACTCTCGAGGAGCTCTCCGTGAAGGTCGAAGACATGCGACGCCGCCGTTCCGAGGCGGGCGCGACGCCGTTCGAGGCGTTCGGCATGGCGGCCTACGCCATCGTGCGCGACACCGAGGACGAGGCTCAGGCCGAGATCGACCGGATCACCGACGTGCGCGGGGGAGCGGCCTACGGGTCGTACCAGGACTTCGTGAGCAAGTCGAAGCTCGACACCCAGGTCGACCTCAAGGAGTACTCGGTGTCGAACCGTGGCCTCCGTCCCAACCTCGTCGGTACGCCCGATCAGGTGGCCGAGCGGATCGTGGCCTTCGCGAACGTCGGCGTCTCGACGCTGCTCCTGCAGTTCTCGCCCCACCTGCCCGAGCTGCAGCGCTTCGCCGCCGAGGTGATCCCGCGCGTGCGGCGCCTGGAGGCGCAGCGCGACGCGTGA
- the sfnG gene encoding dimethyl sulfone monooxygenase SfnG yields the protein MTETTSTHEPLKFAYWVPNVSGGLVISSIEQRTDWGYDYNVTLAQTAERVGFEYALSQVRYASSYGAAQQHESTSISLALLLATEKLKVISAIHPGIWHPAVLAKFINTADQFSHGRAAVNVVSGWFKDEYTDLGLEWLEHDERYERAAEFIQVLRGLWTEENFSFHGKYYDITDFTLRPFPYDVPGRPHPEIFQGGNSTAARFNGGAYSDWYFSNGKDFDGFTEQYDDVTRVAAEHGRRTRFGLNGFVIQRDSRAEAEAQLREIIAHADDGAVEGFRKSVQEAGAATKDGKGMWADSSLDDLVQYNDGFRTQLFGDAQQIAERIIEYKKRGVDLFLLGFLHFQEELERFGETVIPIVRELEADLARTGDPIGVSAR from the coding sequence ATGACCGAGACCACTTCCACCCACGAGCCGCTGAAGTTCGCCTACTGGGTGCCCAATGTCAGCGGCGGGCTCGTCATCAGTTCGATCGAGCAGCGCACCGACTGGGGCTACGACTACAACGTCACGCTCGCACAGACGGCCGAGCGCGTCGGATTCGAGTACGCCCTGAGCCAGGTGCGGTACGCCTCGAGCTACGGCGCGGCGCAGCAGCACGAGTCCACCTCGATCAGCCTCGCGTTGCTGCTGGCCACCGAGAAGCTCAAGGTGATCTCGGCCATCCACCCCGGGATCTGGCATCCGGCAGTCCTGGCCAAGTTCATCAACACCGCCGACCAGTTCTCGCACGGTCGTGCGGCCGTCAACGTCGTGAGCGGGTGGTTCAAGGACGAATACACCGACCTCGGTCTCGAGTGGCTCGAGCACGACGAGCGATACGAGCGCGCGGCGGAGTTCATCCAGGTGCTGCGGGGGCTGTGGACCGAGGAGAACTTCTCGTTCCACGGGAAGTACTACGACATCACCGACTTCACGCTTCGGCCCTTCCCGTACGACGTTCCCGGACGCCCGCACCCCGAGATCTTCCAGGGGGGCAACTCGACCGCCGCCCGTTTCAACGGCGGAGCCTATTCGGACTGGTACTTCTCGAACGGCAAAGACTTCGACGGCTTCACCGAGCAGTACGACGACGTCACGCGGGTCGCGGCGGAGCACGGCCGTCGGACGCGCTTCGGCCTGAATGGTTTCGTCATCCAGCGCGACAGCCGAGCCGAGGCCGAGGCGCAGCTGCGCGAGATCATCGCGCACGCCGACGATGGCGCGGTCGAGGGATTCCGCAAGAGCGTGCAGGAAGCCGGAGCCGCCACGAAGGACGGCAAGGGAATGTGGGCCGACTCCAGCCTCGACGACCTCGTGCAGTACAACGACGGTTTCCGCACGCAGCTCTTCGGCGACGCGCAGCAGATCGCCGAGCGCATCATCGAGTACAAGAAGCGCGGCGTCGACCTGTTCCTGCTCGGCTTCCTGCACTTCCAGGAAGAGCTCGAGCGGTTCGGGGAGACGGTCATCCCGATCGTGCGCGAACTCGAGGCCGATCTCGCGCGCACAGGTGACCCGATCGGCGTCTCCGCACGCTGA
- a CDS encoding aminoglycoside phosphotransferase family protein: MLETRFVTPDRARTADLVAAALRDAGEHAAPASWQWIEHGSANLVVLAGSAAVRVGRTAAASAESIRAQQLVDDLPVFPFAVPRSLGEPHRDGDLVAIAQRRVDGIPHPSGHGDPDALGTLVDALAEVPVGPREPHLATPHAFMGGDRWHAVMLEQAIPLLDRATRDRAREAADALAALEPVRAGLVHGDLAGSNVLWNNGVVSGVIDWDLASTGDPAVDIAALAVWHGWDALERVRPRDVIARARVIAATHPLQVLCFSIVNERPESERRRAAEWASSRM; encoded by the coding sequence ATGCTCGAAACGCGGTTCGTCACCCCCGATCGCGCCCGGACCGCGGACCTCGTGGCGGCCGCGCTGCGGGATGCCGGAGAGCACGCGGCGCCGGCGTCGTGGCAGTGGATCGAGCATGGTTCGGCCAACCTCGTGGTGCTGGCCGGGTCCGCTGCCGTGCGGGTCGGGCGTACCGCCGCAGCCTCGGCGGAGTCCATCCGTGCGCAGCAGCTCGTCGACGACCTGCCCGTGTTCCCCTTCGCCGTCCCACGCTCCCTCGGCGAGCCCCACCGCGACGGTGACCTGGTCGCCATCGCGCAGCGCCGGGTCGATGGCATCCCGCACCCGAGTGGGCACGGCGACCCCGATGCGCTCGGAACGCTGGTGGACGCGCTCGCCGAGGTTCCGGTCGGCCCCCGCGAGCCGCACCTCGCGACACCGCACGCGTTCATGGGCGGCGACCGCTGGCACGCGGTGATGCTCGAGCAGGCCATCCCCCTTCTCGACCGCGCCACGCGCGACCGTGCGAGAGAAGCGGCCGATGCCCTCGCGGCTCTCGAGCCGGTCAGGGCGGGCCTCGTCCACGGTGATCTCGCCGGCTCGAACGTCCTGTGGAATAACGGCGTGGTCAGCGGGGTCATCGACTGGGACCTCGCCAGCACCGGCGATCCAGCCGTCGACATCGCCGCGCTCGCCGTCTGGCACGGATGGGATGCGCTGGAGCGCGTCCGGCCGCGTGACGTGATCGCGCGTGCCCGGGTCATCGCGGCGACGCACCCCCTGCAGGTGCTGTGCTTCTCGATCGTGAACGAGCGCCCCGAGAGCGAACGCCGCCGCGCGGCGGAGTGGGCGAGCTCTCGCATGTGA